In Brassica napus cultivar Da-Ae chromosome C2, Da-Ae, whole genome shotgun sequence, the sequence aatatggattacttgtgtaagttgaaatcattaaatatgcaaataacttattgacaaaatttgtttttaataacttacatttctaatatggattacttgcgcaagttgaaatcattaaatatgcaaatcacttatttacaatatggattacttgcgcaagttgaaatcattaaatattatcgatttagtttacccttgggcaagatttagaattaagaaaaatattaaaaactttccttattattcaaacggtaaacttgcgcatgttgatatcatatttattacattgcttacaaaatattttaatgtttctaattagtttgtttgtttttaataacttacctttctaatatggattacttgcgcaagttaaaatcatatcatatgcaaatcattttttgacaatacacatttaatatctttctttaaacaatttcattatttattgtgcaaactattgtgcgtcattaatatgagaaataatcgactgtatatatatatgagacacCCAAggttttaaaatacaaacattctcttttcattctttaaagtattattcacaaatctctcctctcatactattaaggtattacgacgatgctgcttgtgtgctaagaaaaatgtgtttagacgcaaaggTTCCTCATCTTTCATCGACTGTGCCACCCACTTTGCCTTGGAAGTATTATATGCTACTTGATGAATCGACTCTGCCACCCACTTTCATCGACTCTGCCACCCACTTTACCTTGGAagtattatagaaagattaataatgttttatttattacttttaatatttataaactataaaatacaatgaacaaaattttatataagataattataatagttttatactctacttgatgaattgtattcgaatataattatataataactattttaaatattacaaaatccaaaaatgtttattaatattatttttaaattatttatcgttgtttaaagaataaatttatcataactttaaaataatttataaaatgcttacaaaatgtaaggcaaagttgcactttcaagagttaagtcgagatctgaattaaaaatcctaataactggtaaagaagggaagccgcagacaaaaatattgaatgttgtctacaaacaagtttttcagaatatttcgtagtcacggtacgtaattttaatctacttttttttttcaaatacaaattttaaaatgaataaactgttgcaattatttattttttgtatttgctaGATGGATTGTGATGAGTTAAGAGACcgatgacggtatgtcaatttaatattatttcatgttcaataaaatttagaaatttataaatctatcaaataatgttaacccgtcaaattgcttacaaaatttatttaattttttgcaagtttctaattgaatttgcttttttatcgagaaatgtactttataatttatattatttatggataatattttgatttttattatattttcttttaatatgtctacataaatgtttgtttattatttatgggaaaataatattattcacctaaaataaagaattacgaaacatatacaatacaattctaattaatgataatataaaatccgttacttctaaaactatacactatttattccattttttgaatgaaagtatcttcgtaaacacccaaaatattttgtgacgttgcaattatacatacacacaatatctgcCTCTTCATATTGACGTTACTGTGTTCCCTCTCGTGAGGTACGGGCCGAGAGAGAACATAGGATGCACACCGATCATGTTCTTATGCCCGCACAGGGTGCGGACCGGTCACCTAGTTTACATTATTAgcggaaaaaaaaatagaagaggcAAAACATGTGTAATACTATAGTATACAATCGCATATGACCGACTATAGTGCACTCCGACAACCCCTTTTGTCAgtgatgattattattatttttaattaattaatatagtaTATTCATGCATCTTCACTAGGCCTAagacggatcgggtatccgggAAATCTTAAGGTATCTGGAttcggatccttatccggcggatccataattttattatccttatccggatccggggttttcggatatccgggtgtcggatatcctcctaaaaattgtaatatccggcggatatccggatccggatttggatccttaaaataaataaaaaataatattaatatatatatatatatataaaatattaacaataatttaaaaaaatatatataatgtctttaattatttctatgtataatattataaaatttacataaaatttatatatactattataaaaataaaaatatattaaataaaattaatttttatatataaatattactatttttgaaatatttattaataaaacttacggatccggatatccggacttaaaaattaagatatccggatccggatccagcTTTGACgaatccaacattttactatccagatccggattcggtccctccggatatccggatttttggatcggatccagatcgaatctcggatcgaatccggatctcggataaaaatcCCAGGCCTAATCTTCGCCATAGGGACATCGGGAACAGTAAAACACATCCGGTAAATCGGAGAAACAGAGATGCCTAGGTTACAAGGTAATTTTCAGtaatatcaaattaattaattttaatagttcACAAAAATCtgtcacaaaatatttgaatatatatatgcaagatcacttataaaaaaaattatgcacaacgataattttatagtattagttttgatattttcatatatattctctctattttaattttattaattttgtattttatataaaataaaaatatattttttatttattcatgaaattaagtatataaaatagatacgtgatttatatacatatttttggaAGCTTATTGAATGCGAAATCTCGAGAACTTTCACAAATTTCCAATTTAAATATCGGTTACGAATCTGAAAGTGGACGTTTAATGAAACTTCTATGCTATCTAGTAATAATTTTACCTCTTCCACAAATCAAAATGTTTATTATTCGgttccaaaaaatatatacaataaacATTTATTGTAAGAAGTTATAGCACATGGTAATCgattaatacatttttaatttgcTTATGTCAATAAGTGTACAGAATTGTAAGACTTTGAATCTAACTTGACATATATGTTGGAGAAATTTATGACGGCTAATTAACTTGATGAATACCATGGTCCTAGAATGGGACCAGTACAGGCCACTTGAATTAGATTTGTATTTTGTACTTGATTAACCCTTTGAATCAAATTAGGGTCTATGTCTTTTAATAACGTAACAAAATGATTTTAAagacaaaaacaacaaaatagtATCATTATCATTAGTCCCACTGAAAATTACACACattaaagaaagaaatataaatataatagctaaaacaaataaaagaggACACCTGTAAATTCACATGAAAAAAAGAAACCCAgcaatgaaaaaataaaattgataaagaaatattcaattattttcttctttcataattttattttctttcatcaTATTTGGTtttactctctcttttttaCCCACCCTTCTTGTTACCCTAGTTTACCGTTATATGGACTTCTACATGAACAATTCTGACTGCAACAACGTGTAATAGTTAGCAGCTTCATCCTCGAGCTCCCAAAGCCCATCACCAAACCCATCTAATAAACTAAACCCATTAACGTAATCCTGATTACTTTCATTCTTAACCACCTCATAATTACTCTCGCCAAATTTAATGTTAGGTATTCCTAGTTCGTCGTCGGAAGCTTCTAAAAGatgcttcatcatcttctccttATCGCTCTCGTATTCTTCATCTTTTGAAGCGCACGAAGAGGACGAGGAGCAAGAAGACGAAGAGAGAGCAGGAATCTCGAAGACGACAGCGTTTTGCTCCTCCGTAGAAAGTTCTTGCTGCAGTGTGGTGATTAGGGAAGTTAAATCATTGCCTGCTTCGGCATCATCtaagaaaaattgaacttgATTGTATGAAGTATAAAATGAAGAaggcttttgtttttttgtatcTTCTTGGGGTATGGTTTCTTGTTCTTGCTCGTCTCTGTGACGTTTCAGTGACGATAATGTTGCTGTTTCTGCCATTTTTTGGAGATAGGGAGAGATTGCAAAGGTGTAGTAGAggtgtagctttaaaatttgtGAGAGGTGTTCTGTGGTTTGATGAGAGAGAGGCGGAGggtaaaaatgtttatatagagAAAGGTTGTGGCTAAAATGGTATTTTTATGTAATGACGTGATTTAgtgttaaaacataaaatattcagTAATTTCAAGGTTCGTGTATGTCAGGAGACAGACACGTGAAATGCTTTTCCCCTTTTCGCATAACCCGGAGAGAAATTATAATACTACTTTTTAACCAGAAattcactacaaaaaaagttgCTATTCATAGAACATTGTTATAGCACGTTTCACGGAACTGCTGTCGTTGAtgagtgaatttttttttttaatataggtTAGCATTATATAAATGCTATGATAGAGTTTTGCTAAGCGGGAAGCTAAAATTAGCTTTTCCACGAAACACTTAGTAAAAATTAGCTAATATTTTCTGTTTTCCCTCTCTCTAATCGGGGTtccctctcttctctctcatttTCCCCTTTTCTCGACAAAACTCTAAGAGAAATCAATCTGGattctccatctccttctctatcgttctctctctatttccatCTATGTCTCGATTCTCCATCTCCGCCTCGATTCTCCATCTCTGATTCTCCATCTCCTCCTCGATTCTCCATCTCCCCCTCGATTCTCCATCACTCTCCTTCATCGCCGCTTCTCCCCGCTCCGATTCAACTCCTGTTCTACATCTCTTAGGTATAGGAAGTCACAATTTCGATATCTCTGTCAGTGTTAAGCTGAAAtcgaagttttattttttttttgctttaatttcttggttgctttgatatgTTGGTTGCTTTAATTTCCTGTTTTATTCcagttatctttttatttggttGGTATCGTTTCATGCTCTGAATATTTTTGCTATATCATTACATCCTCTGACTCTTATGTGTTATGTTATAAGTTCGTTTTGTTAAAAAAGGTTTCAACTTAGGTTCGAACACAGCATTATGGACAAAGCTTGGGTACATCTAAACAGGTAATGAGCTTAAGCGTGTATCTCATGTTTCATTTGGTGATTACTGACTTAActtgtttaattttgtttttcttttgattgtTAATGGCAGAGTTGATCCTGGATATGAGAGAGGGGCTTCAAAGTTTGTCCGGGATGTGGCTTCAGCAATGGGAGGGGTTGATGTTATTGTATGTCCGTGTATTGACTGCCGTAACATAGTTCGACATTCAGCAAGTGTGGTACTTGATCATCTTGTTACTAGGGGTATGGAGGAGGGTTATAAGATGCGGGCTGATTGGTATCTACATGGAGAGTTGAACGCAGAGGTTGCTGATGAAAGCAAAGGAAGTGAGTGGAACGATGAGATCTATGGGTTGTTCAGAGCTGCTGAGTGTTTTGATGAAGAGTTAGCTGGTATGGGGAATCTATCT encodes:
- the LOC106379962 gene encoding uncharacterized protein LOC106379962 — encoded protein: MAETATLSSLKRHRDEQEQETIPQEDTKKQKPSSFYTSYNQVQFFLDDAEAGNDLTSLITTLQQELSTEEQNAVVFEIPALSSSSCSSSSSCASKDEEYESDKEKMMKHLLEASDDELGIPNIKFGESNYEVVKNESNQDYVNGFSLLDGFGDGLWELEDEAANYYTLLQSELFM